The genomic DNA TGTGACACCCGTTTCCCTCATACACTAGTCACGGGCGTAGGGAGGTGCCAaaaggtatgtgtgtgtgagagaggggAGGGCACCATTCgtatttttaaatacacttagCGGGccctgtacataataaaaagtttgttgtttctaaaataatattttctttttagtttcatgaaattatttatttaaaacgaAGAAAGCAAACAAAGATGGACAATGCGGGCTAGGATGTGGTACTTGCGAACCCACCagcactgcccccccccccccccactccgcATTTTTCCCCACCAAGCGCTGaacaaaacacataaataaataaatgcccacataacatacacaaaacaatataaaaatataatatttataatacattttgttcaaataaaataaaaatagtagaAAAAACATACACCAAGAAAGAATCAGTGTTTGACAATAAATGACGTATAAAGGTCTCGTTCTAAAGCGATTCTcggtttgtttttgtatttttgtgggggggggggggggggggggggggggttgtcacATAATCGATCCGTTATGAAGTCTACAACCATTTTTGGTGCAATGCCCCAtcttctgaaaaaaatatatcaccaccttttttgttcatacagTGGCAGACAATTTAATATGTGAATAGTCGCTTCAGAACACACTACTCAACAAACATTTCGACAAACTCAAacttttagaattttgtgatctcctccctttacaaaatcctggatccgcccctgttatatatacatacaactaACAAGTCACCATTTTTAACACCAACAGCTAAAGCAATTGTACTATTTATAACTGATGTAGAcgtcaaattatataaataaccaagagacaataatacattttcagtaataatttaaagaataatttaaaacagaaataaaaaaagcCCCACACATTTCACCATCCAAGGATGTCAGTAGTTTGAAATTCATCCAGTGGTTGTATTGTTAGCGAATTACAGCTGAGCTGCAGTACAAATAACACGTTATCTCCGGGTATCTTCACAAATAGGTCTGTATTACTTCCTTGTCCAGTTGACTGAGTGTCATGGCGGACGTAAGGCGTACATGTCGTCTGCTCACTGCAGTTCTTAGCGGGATTTTATTTCTGATGTCGGCTGAAACTggtaaaacatttacattactCTTGTTGTACAatacagtgcagtgcagtgcaatgCAGTgcaatacagtacagtacagtacagtacagtacagtacagtacagtacagtacagtacagtacagtgatGTGCAGTACAGTACAAtgcagtacagtacagtgcagtgcaagtgtatgtgtgtaagtgtAAAACAAACAGGGATGGCTATTCAAACTTGAAACAACAACGTACTCTTCCTGTTTCTTGATATCGCTAGGAGGCTTCTCTTTGTTCTATATATGTTTAGATATATACAGGGATGGTTATTCAAACTTGAAACGACAACGTACACTTCCTGTTTCTTGATATTGCTAGGAGGCTTCTCTTTGTTCTATATATGTTTAGATATATACAGGGATGGTTATTCAAACTTGAAACGACAACGTACTCTTCGTGTTTCTTGATATCGCTAGGAGCCTTCTCTTTGTTCTATATATGTTTAGATATATACAGGGATTGTTATTCAAACTTGAAACGACAACGTACTCTTCGTGTTTCTTGATATTGCTAGGAGGCTTCTCTTTGtcctatatatatttagatatatACTGGGGGGTTTCACGATTCATGGGATATCTATATTGCTTCTgttaattcaattcaattttttttattaaagttgaGCGTTTACAGCTTATGAGTTGATATTTATAACAGTTTACTGACAGTGAGAGGAGTTGGTATAAAACACATTACATAAGGAGaatataaagaaaatgtgtacaaaaGTTACTTTGTATAGAATGTAAAAACTATATAACTGTAGATTCTTGTCTGTtaaacatgtataaatatttctccaaattacataatttgtttacattattaataGATCATATAACTACTAATAACTGTCCCTTTATATAATTACTGGAAGTCCGTAATGGAGTATATACGGGCCATTATATACGTACATGTACACTTTCATACACGAATTCatctgtgtatgtatttatgtatgaatttatatatatatatatatatatatatatatatatagagagagagagagagagagagagagagagagagagagagagagagagagagagagagagagagagagagagagagagagagagagtgtgtgtgtgtgtatgtgtgtgtagatgtgtgagagagagaacgagaagggggggggggggcaaggaaGAGGAACAGAGAGGTACAGAGAATGAGAGATGGTCACAAACAGAGAGACATGGGTAGTAATTAAAGTTGAATAGAACAGAcactgatttgatttgatttgtctACACGGCAGAAGCTGGATTCTTCTCTCGCGCTAGACCAAGTGTCGTACGTAATAATCGTACGTTAAGGCTAATATATACTGAAAAATGCGGCGCGTTCGTGTGGCCCGACTGCTGCGTCTGCTacttgcgttttgggcatatatatatatatcaatcaaaCATACGATTATTGAGGCTGGCTGAATGCGTTTGACAGATGCACGCATCGCACGCATCCTGGCTAAACACTCGCATGGTATTTTGATTTATAATATTTGTTCTTAGCCGGACCGACTAGTTTAAAATGCTAGGTGTTATTAAAGTAACATTCCTTTTCTTGCCATCTTCCTACAGATGTCCTTGCTGTTCTGTGTGATGTGACATGGGATTCAGCAATTAGCACGTGCCGTGAACGTGGCGGGAAACTGTATAATACTACGAATACGTCTGCACTAGGTGACGTCACGCCTGGGTCATACTGGATTGGAGGGAAAGTTCAGTATAGTTCGTGGATGTGGACAGGTAAGGatacacaaattatatttagttaggttttgatacacacacacacgcacacgcacacgcgcacgcgcacacgcacacacacacacacacacacgcacatacacgatgtaattgttataaaacaatatcgcataatggctgactggaattaaagaggctctcataatacaatttgttatcctaatatatgatattaacgatataaaaaaaaacactctggtaataacacaaacatacacacacacatacacacacacacatagacacacacacacacacacacacacacacatacacggtgtaattgttataaaacaatatcgcataatggctgactggaattaaagaggctctcataatacaatttgtaatcctaatatatgatattaacgatatataaaaaaaaaactctggtaataacacaaacatacacacacacatacacacacacacacatacgcacacacacacacacacacatatacacacaaacatacacacacacacacacatacacacatacacacacacacacacacacacacacacacacatacacacacacacacacacatacacacacacacacacacacacatacacacacacacacacacatacacacatacacacacacacacatacacacacgcacacacacacacacacacacacacacatacacacacacacacacacacacacgcacgcacgcacgcacacacacacacacacacacacacgcacgcacgcacacacacacagtatgtaattgttataaaacaagTTAGAATGTTTATAATCAACTCTAGTCAAATTAAAACAGGTTCTACAAACATGGAGAATTAGGAGCTACATACTTGTGATTTATATCGTCTTTTAATTAGGAGGGGGCTGACCTTTCTAGCGTCagacgtggggggggggggggggatgccccGGTTCCGACGCCTATGTTAGGTGACCATTATAATGGTTACTTCAACGTTTCTATCTGTTATTTAATGTCACCTTTACacaataattactaaatgttttccaAGTCTTTTGTCGGCTGTTTGTAGAAATATTGTAATCATAACTACTGAcagtgttttatatttttatccaCAACTAAAAGCTTTGCACGTTTAAGTAGTTCATTTTGTTAGATAAAGCAGTTTAGTTTTTAAACCATTCAAGTTTGAGAGATAATAAACTATTGTTTTGCAGCAGATAAAAAGTCTTTATTTGAATATGCTGGAGAAATGAATGAGTCGTATGTGACCACTGGTCGTGTGTATACAATCCTCTATGACAATCAAGCAAGCCGCTGTTACTACGAATGTCGACAGCGAAATAACCGTACACTGATGTTCGTTGGATTACAGGTATGTAACATTTATTATACAAGTAATTACGTATAATACTACAAAACCTAACTCATTATATGGGCTAGCATAGTCCAAACACTATTCTAACTGTTCATTTTGTAGACTAAAGCATGTTCCAGAATGGATTACATAAGGTAGGAgctttattaatatacataagAAGGATTTCAATTATAAGCGCCAAGCACCTGTTGTCATCATTATGATATATGGTGCCGcaaataaccccccccccccaaaaaagaaaaaaaaaaaaaaaaaaaaacccacttcctataactgttgacttttataataacacaaggAATATGTACATTTTAGCAACAATTTGCGGTATTTTGGAACAATGAAAGTAGGAAAAACTAGGAAAACCtaggtattttgaagaaaaaggaGGAAAAATAGGAAAAAGACCAAAAAGTATGGAAAAGTAGGAACAGTAGTATCGCTGGACAGCCTGTataaacacatgcacacagacaATGAACAAATACGAGACGTGTGCTACATtgctatattacaaaataagatAATAAAGGTGTAATTTTAAAGCCGCTAGTGTACAACATTGTCCACTGTTACAGCTTTCTCGCCATTGACTTatacattacttacaacattCTGCTTAACTTATCAATTATCACAAGTCATTGACGTGTTTctgtttaacaaaaaaaaagaggtacaTACCTCAAAATCTAATGTCAGATAACTGGTtctaagttgttgtttttttgtgggttttttcaggaTAGCACGTGTTACTGTTTTGGTTCGTTAAGCCCAGGTAGTATCACTACAGATAATCGCACACATCGTGGCTGTTTGGGCAACTTCATGGAATGTTGCGGAACTGACGGTACAATAAGCATCTACCGTccaggtaatatatatatatatagcccgtagcaaaaatatttgaagtaagAGCTCAATCGCTAGTAGAggggacacaatctctagtgggggcgggggacacagtctctagtggaggggaAACAATATCTAGTGGGGGCGTACACAccagatttttatatttttaactttttatatttatgtttatataaatttaacttttttatatttatgtttattttatatttatgtttagtgagagagagactcGGTGTAGTTATGGTTGTAGGCCTACACAATGTTAAGccaataaaaatcaaaatagaAGCTGGTACCAGgacgcgaacccagtacctatcagcatTAAGTGTGAtacataaaacataattcaccgtCGAAGGCCATATTG from Gigantopelta aegis isolate Gae_Host unplaced genomic scaffold, Gae_host_genome ctg3441_pilon_pilon:::debris, whole genome shotgun sequence includes the following:
- the LOC121392170 gene encoding uncharacterized protein LOC121392170, with the translated sequence MAAAKSTCRVLLLVLGWILLLLPAVTDVLAVLCDVTWDSAISTCRERGGKLYNTTNTSALGDVTPGSYWIGGKVQYSSWMWTADKKSLFEYAGEMNESYVTTGRVYTILYDNQASRCYYECRQRNNRTLMFVGLQDSTCYCFGSLSPGSITTDNRTHRGCLGNFMECCGTDGTISIYRPELIKNYTYITWSLSPEGTCAYINQSGNTIVKNEDNCMTQKGYICNCTNSELNYTCFYHTMDRSWFSANSSCTLKTLNETNVEYIRTKMQIASYWIGLKRSKYIVWIDR